The genome window AAACCGTGCAACCATCACACACAAGGTAAAAATCACTGAGAAATTTATAAAccatattaaaataataattctgATTAAATTATGTGGACTCATAATAGCATTATACCTCAAAGGACAACATATAGCAATGTATCTGTCATATGCCATGGCAGTCAAGATCAGCATGTTTCCTGTACCATAAAAATGAATCAGAAATGCCTGAGTAATACATGCAGGATGCGAAATCAGCCTGTCCTGTCTCACAATGCTAAAAAGAAGCTGAGGGAAAAAAGCTGTAGCACCCATCATGTCACTAATGGGCAAGTTAAACAACAGGATAAACATGGGCTTGTGTAGCTTTTTACTCACAGCAATAGTTGTTAATACCAACAGGttgcaaaatacaataattaaaTAGGTAAGTGTGCCAAATACAAACGCTGGGTAAATATCTGTAGCAGATAAGTCCAATGGTGCCAGTGTTAGTAATTCCCTAGTAGATCCATTCGTATACATACTTTACCAGCTTTATTATGTTGTAGCCTCCCCTATTGAAAAAAAGGTTCCTTAATACTCAGGCCAACTGATGAAGGAGCTTCACctgaaagaaatgt of Sander lucioperca isolate FBNREF2018 chromosome 5, SLUC_FBN_1.2, whole genome shotgun sequence contains these proteins:
- the LOC116048227 gene encoding putative gustatory receptor clone PTE03; amino-acid sequence: MYTNGSTRELLTLAPLDLSATDIYPAFVFGTLTYLIIVFCNLLVLTTIAVSKKLHKPMFILLFNLPISDMMGATAFFPQLLFSIVRQDRLISHPACITQAFLIHFYGTGNMLILTAMAYDRYIAICCPLRYNAIMSPHNLIRIIILIWFINFSVIFTLCVMVARFKVCRMNIVDLYCNNPSLLKLVCEDTRVNNYYGIATIFVIMGGPLLVIIYTYAQILRTCVMTNHTDARRKALQTCGTHLVVFLILQINTTFTLIAHRIESASPYIRRILGVSILIFPPFLDPIIYGLKTTELKQNMLMFLKKNFGSTKL